TTAACAGTGTTATTTGGTTATTATTGATCATTTCCTCTTTACATACTTCCACTGAATTGCTAAATTATCTTTTGAGAAGTTAATTGGTCTATTCATAGCATACCCTCCTGGGGATTATTCCCCGGTTAATGGTTATTGTCTACCATTAGGGTATGCCATCTCTTTATCCTTTCAAAGAACTTTTAATCTCAAAGTGTCCAAAATATGTTACACTACTCACATAAAGCATTTGGATATCCCGAGATATCCCGCAGAATTACCCGAGAAGAATTTGAGGAAGCGGTAAGATGGGCAAAGGAATGCGGCCTTATCAATCTGGATATTCAAGGATGGCGATAAGGGAAGATTAACCCAATTCTCCAATAAAGGCTAACAGTATCATTCTGGTTAGCTTTGTACCTATGATAGGGGAAGAGGTGAAAAAATAAGAAAAAAGGTGGGTAGACCTTACCATAGTGATGCAAATATGAAAAAGGGATTGTCAGAGATATGAAGTTAATGCTTAATCGGATTTTAATATCAATATTAATATTCTCAGTTTTTATGTTTGCCTATGTAAAATATTTTGAGAGGAAGGGCATATATTATCCCACAAAAGAAATTGAATCTACCCCTATGAATGCAGGCCTTAAATATGAGGATGTTTTCTTTAACACCGATGATGGTCTGAAGCTAAATGGTTGGTTTATTCCGGCAGAAGACCCGAGAGGCACACTTCTATTCTGTCATGGGAATGCGGGAAATATAAGCCACCGCATTGAAATCATAGAAGTCTTTAATGAACTTAACCTGAATGTTTTTATTTTTGATTACCGGGGTTATGGAAGAAGTCAGGGCAGCCCAACCGAGGAGGGGCTCTATCGAGATGCCCAGGCAGCTTATAAGTATTTGCTTGGTAGGAAAAATATTAATAAAGATGCAATTGTGATTTATGGAAAATCTATAGGAGCAAATGTGGCTATCGATTTGGCTTCTAAAGTTACAGTAGCTGTCCTTATCTTTGAGAGCGGGTTTAGTTCTGCTTATGATATGGGAAAGAAATTATTTCCATATTTGCCCGTAAAATGGATAATTACAATTAAATATGATGCTTTAGCAAAGATAAAAAATATCGCTATCCCTAAATTAATTATTCATAGTCAAGATGATGAGATTGTGCCGTTTAAATTAGGTAAGAAGTTATTTGAAGCCGCACCCCCACCAAAGGAGTTTTACCAGATGCAAGGGGGGCACAATGAGGCCTTTTTTATGGCCATGAAAGAATATAGCTCTAAGATAAATATTTTTCTTAGTAAATATCTTAACCCCATGGGGTTAAACCTTTAACATTAGCAAATTAGAGTTGATGATGCTTAATAGAAAA
This window of the Candidatus Kaelpia imicola genome carries:
- a CDS encoding alpha/beta hydrolase, with the protein product MKLMLNRILISILIFSVFMFAYVKYFERKGIYYPTKEIESTPMNAGLKYEDVFFNTDDGLKLNGWFIPAEDPRGTLLFCHGNAGNISHRIEIIEVFNELNLNVFIFDYRGYGRSQGSPTEEGLYRDAQAAYKYLLGRKNINKDAIVIYGKSIGANVAIDLASKVTVAVLIFESGFSSAYDMGKKLFPYLPVKWIITIKYDALAKIKNIAIPKLIIHSQDDEIVPFKLGKKLFEAAPPPKEFYQMQGGHNEAFFMAMKEYSSKINIFLSKYLNPMGLNL